The Pseudomonas sp. TH06 genome has a window encoding:
- the polA gene encoding DNA polymerase I codes for MSQAPLVLVDGSSYLYRAFHALPPLTTSKGLPTGAVKGVLNMLKSLRKQYPDSPFAVVFDAKGGTFRDEMYAEYKANRPSMPDDMRVQIEPLHQSVIALGFPLLCVEGVEADDVIGTLARSSAAADRPVVISTGDKDMAQLVDGHITLVNTMSGSSMDVEGVKEKFGVAPEQIIDYLALMGDSSDNIPGVPGIGPKTASGLLVGVNGGLTELYANLDIVPTLPIRGAKTLPAKLEEHKEMAFLSYQLATIKVDVPLDVELDDLQMGAEDPAKLYELYTLLEFKSWINDLDRDAKRLELSAAAEPAPAGDLFSAPAEEAPAAPAEAAYETILDQARFDVWLEKLNNAKLFAFDTETTGIDAQQAQLVGLSFAVQANEAAYIPLTHSYIGVPEQLDRDTVLRALKPILEDPSKLKVGQHAKFDMNILANCAIGGDQNQGITVRGIAFDTMLESYVLNSTATRHDMDSLAQKYLDHTTVSFQDIAGKGAKQLTFDQIALEQAGPYAAEDADITLRLHQTLFEKLSAIPSLASVLTDIEIPLVPVLARIERQGAFVDAELLGIQSIELGNKMVALEREAFEIAGEEFNLGSPKQLGVILYEKLGLPVLKKTAKGQPSTAEEVLAKLAEDDHRLPKVLMEHRSMSKLKSTYTDRLPEQINPRTGRIHTSYHQAVASTGRLSSSDPNLQNIPVRTAEGRRIRQAFVAPKGYKLLAADYSQIELRIMAHLSKDEGLMNAFRNNLDVHTATAAEVFKVELNEVTSDQRRGAKAINFGLIYGMGAQKLGKDIGVDTKTAKAYIDTYFARYPGVREYMDRTRAQAADQGYVETFFGRRLYLPEINSNKPQERAAAERTAINAPMQGTAADIIKKAMVAVDNWLATSGLDAKVILQVHDELVLEVREDLVEQVSSEIRVHMSEAAKLDVPLLVEVGVGNNWDEAH; via the coding sequence ATGAGCCAAGCCCCCCTCGTCCTGGTGGACGGTTCGTCTTACCTGTACCGCGCTTTCCACGCCCTGCCACCGCTGACCACTTCCAAAGGCCTGCCGACCGGCGCGGTCAAGGGCGTGTTGAACATGCTCAAGAGTCTGCGCAAGCAGTACCCGGACAGCCCGTTCGCGGTGGTTTTCGACGCCAAGGGCGGGACCTTTCGCGATGAGATGTACGCCGAATACAAGGCCAACCGCCCAAGCATGCCCGACGACATGCGCGTGCAGATCGAACCGCTGCACCAGAGCGTGATCGCGCTCGGCTTCCCGTTGCTGTGCGTGGAAGGCGTCGAGGCCGACGACGTGATCGGCACCCTCGCCCGCAGCAGCGCGGCGGCGGATCGGCCGGTGGTCATCTCGACCGGCGACAAGGACATGGCGCAACTGGTCGATGGCCACATTACCTTGGTCAACACCATGTCCGGTAGTTCGATGGATGTGGAAGGCGTGAAGGAGAAATTCGGCGTCGCACCGGAGCAGATCATCGATTATCTGGCGCTGATGGGCGACTCTTCCGACAATATTCCGGGCGTTCCAGGTATCGGCCCGAAGACCGCTTCCGGCCTGCTGGTCGGCGTCAACGGCGGTCTCACTGAGTTGTACGCGAACCTCGACATCGTGCCGACCCTGCCGATTCGCGGCGCGAAGACCCTGCCGGCCAAGCTCGAAGAGCATAAGGAGATGGCGTTCCTCTCCTACCAACTGGCGACCATCAAGGTCGACGTGCCGCTGGACGTCGAACTCGACGACCTGCAAATGGGCGCGGAAGACCCGGCCAAGCTCTACGAGCTATACACCCTGCTGGAATTCAAAAGCTGGATCAATGATCTGGATCGCGACGCCAAACGTCTGGAACTGAGCGCTGCCGCCGAGCCTGCGCCGGCCGGCGATCTGTTCAGCGCGCCAGCGGAAGAGGCACCCGCCGCTCCCGCTGAAGCCGCTTACGAAACCATCCTCGATCAGGCGCGTTTCGACGTCTGGCTGGAAAAGCTGAACAACGCCAAGCTGTTCGCCTTCGACACCGAAACCACCGGCATCGACGCACAACAGGCGCAACTGGTCGGTCTGTCGTTCGCCGTGCAGGCCAACGAGGCCGCGTATATCCCGCTGACCCACTCCTACATCGGCGTGCCGGAACAACTGGATCGCGACACCGTGCTGCGCGCACTCAAGCCGATTCTGGAAGACCCAAGCAAGCTCAAGGTCGGCCAGCACGCCAAGTTCGACATGAACATCCTGGCCAACTGCGCCATCGGCGGCGATCAGAACCAAGGCATCACCGTGCGTGGCATCGCTTTCGACACGATGCTTGAGTCCTACGTGCTCAACTCCACCGCCACCCGTCACGACATGGACAGCCTCGCGCAGAAGTACCTGGATCACACCACCGTGAGCTTCCAGGACATCGCTGGCAAAGGCGCCAAGCAGCTGACCTTCGACCAGATCGCTCTGGAACAGGCCGGGCCGTATGCTGCGGAAGATGCCGACATCACCCTGCGTCTGCACCAGACCTTGTTCGAAAAACTCAGCGCCATCCCGAGCCTGGCCAGCGTTTTGACCGACATCGAGATTCCGCTGGTGCCGGTGCTGGCGCGCATCGAGCGTCAAGGCGCGTTCGTCGATGCTGAACTGCTCGGCATCCAGAGCATTGAGCTGGGCAACAAAATGGTGGCGCTGGAGCGCGAAGCGTTCGAGATCGCCGGGGAAGAATTCAACCTCGGCTCGCCGAAGCAACTGGGCGTGATCCTCTACGAGAAGCTCGGTCTGCCGGTGCTGAAGAAGACCGCCAAGGGTCAGCCGTCCACCGCTGAAGAAGTGTTGGCGAAACTCGCTGAAGACGATCATCGCTTGCCGAAGGTACTGATGGAGCACCGTTCGATGAGCAAGCTGAAAAGCACCTACACTGATCGCCTGCCGGAGCAGATCAACCCGCGCACCGGACGCATCCACACTTCGTATCACCAAGCGGTAGCGTCGACCGGGCGTTTGTCCTCCAGTGATCCGAACCTGCAGAACATTCCGGTGCGCACCGCTGAGGGCCGGCGTATTCGTCAGGCTTTCGTCGCGCCGAAAGGCTACAAACTGCTGGCGGCGGACTATTCGCAAATCGAACTGCGGATCATGGCCCACCTGTCCAAGGACGAAGGCCTGATGAACGCCTTCCGCAATAATCTCGACGTGCACACCGCGACCGCTGCCGAAGTGTTCAAGGTCGAACTCAACGAAGTCACCTCCGACCAGCGCCGTGGCGCCAAGGCGATCAACTTCGGCCTGATCTACGGTATGGGTGCGCAGAAGCTCGGCAAGGACATCGGCGTCGACACCAAGACCGCCAAGGCCTACATCGACACCTACTTCGCGCGCTATCCAGGGGTTCGCGAGTACATGGATCGCACTCGCGCCCAAGCGGCGGATCAGGGTTATGTCGAAACCTTCTTCGGCCGTCGCTTGTACCTGCCGGAGATCAACTCCAACAAGCCGCAGGAACGCGCAGCAGCCGAACGCACGGCGATCAACGCGCCGATGCAGGGCACCGCAGCCGACATCATCAAGAAAGCCATGGTGGCAGTGGATAACTGGCTGGCGACGTCCGGGCTGGACGCCAAAGTCATCCTGCAGGTGCACGATGAACTGGTGCTGGAAGTTCGCGAGGATCTGGTCGAGCAGGTCAGCAGCGAGATTCGCGTACACATGAGCGAAGCGGCGAAACTGGATGTGCCGCTGCTGGTCGAAGTCGGTGTGGGCAACAATTGGGATGAGGCTCACTGA
- the yihA gene encoding ribosome biogenesis GTP-binding protein YihA/YsxC, with the protein MQLKNPILGLCQQSTFMLSAAKVDQCPDDEGFEVAFAGRSNAGKSSALNTLTHASLARTSKTPGRTQLLNFFKLDEDRRLVDLPGYGYAKVPIPLKMHWQRHLEAYLGGRESLKGLILMMDIRHPMTDFDLLMLDWAVAAGMPMHILLTKADKLTYGAAKNTLLKVQSEIRKGWGDLVTIQLFSAPKRMGLEEAYTVLAGWMELADKGTEATAE; encoded by the coding sequence ATGCAACTCAAGAATCCCATCCTCGGCCTGTGCCAACAGTCCACGTTCATGCTCAGTGCCGCCAAAGTCGATCAGTGCCCTGACGACGAGGGCTTTGAAGTGGCCTTCGCCGGTCGTTCCAACGCCGGCAAATCCAGCGCCCTGAACACCCTGACTCACGCCAGCCTGGCGCGCACCTCGAAAACCCCGGGTCGCACACAGCTGTTGAACTTCTTCAAGCTAGACGAAGATCGGCGTCTGGTCGACCTGCCGGGCTACGGTTACGCAAAAGTACCGATCCCGTTGAAGATGCACTGGCAGCGTCACCTTGAGGCTTACCTCGGTGGCCGCGAGAGTTTGAAGGGTTTGATTCTGATGATGGACATCCGTCATCCAATGACCGACTTCGACCTGCTGATGCTCGACTGGGCTGTTGCAGCCGGCATGCCGATGCACATCCTGCTGACCAAGGCCGACAAACTGACCTACGGCGCAGCCAAGAACACCCTGCTCAAGGTGCAGTCGGAAATTCGCAAGGGTTGGGGCGACCTGGTCACCATCCAGCTCTTCTCCGCGCCAAAACGCATGGGCCTGGAAGAGGCCTACACTGTCCTGGCAGGCTGGATGGAACTGGCAGACAAAGGCACCGAGGCGACTGCCGAGTAA
- a CDS encoding c-type cytochrome — protein sequence MPLYSAQATQDPEAVYNRVCSACHSGQLPLAPKTGDQAAWTPRLAKGMETLVQHVTQGFKAMPPRGLCMDCSAEDYQAIILWMNESKPGP from the coding sequence ATGCCGCTTTACAGCGCACAGGCTACACAGGATCCGGAAGCCGTGTACAACCGTGTTTGTAGTGCCTGTCATTCCGGCCAACTGCCCTTGGCGCCAAAAACAGGCGATCAGGCAGCCTGGACGCCGAGGTTGGCGAAAGGTATGGAGACGCTGGTGCAACACGTGACCCAGGGTTTCAAGGCGATGCCGCCGCGTGGTTTGTGCATGGACTGCAGTGCCGAGGATTACCAGGCCATCATCCTTTGGATGAACGAGAGTAAACCCGGTCCATAA
- a CDS encoding c-type cytochrome, whose product MNKLIVSLLLTVGISGFAHAAGDAAAGQAKAAVCGACHGPDGNSMAPNFPKLAGQGERYLTKQLHDIKSGKRTVLEMTGLLTNLSDQDLADIAAYFASQKGSVGAADPKIVARGEALFRGGNLAKGLPACTGCHSPNGAGNAAAGFPHLGGQHAQYIAKQLTDFRKEEGGRTNDGDTLTMQTIAKRLSDEDIAAVSSYIQGLH is encoded by the coding sequence ATGAACAAACTGATCGTGAGTCTGCTGTTGACCGTGGGAATCTCAGGTTTCGCCCATGCTGCCGGTGATGCCGCCGCCGGGCAGGCAAAAGCCGCCGTATGCGGAGCCTGCCATGGCCCGGACGGCAACAGCATGGCACCAAACTTTCCAAAACTGGCAGGTCAAGGTGAACGCTACCTGACCAAGCAACTGCACGACATCAAGTCGGGCAAGCGCACCGTTCTGGAAATGACGGGCCTGCTGACCAACCTGAGCGATCAGGATCTGGCCGACATCGCCGCCTATTTTGCCAGCCAGAAAGGCAGCGTCGGCGCTGCTGATCCGAAGATCGTTGCTCGCGGTGAGGCGCTGTTCCGCGGCGGCAACCTGGCCAAAGGCCTGCCCGCCTGCACCGGTTGCCATTCGCCGAACGGTGCCGGTAACGCCGCTGCCGGTTTCCCGCATCTGGGTGGACAACACGCTCAATACATCGCCAAACAGCTGACCGATTTCCGCAAGGAAGAAGGCGGTCGCACCAACGACGGCGACACACTGACTATGCAGACCATTGCCAAACGGTTGAGCGACGAAGACATCGCCGCCGTCTCCAGCTACATTCAAGGTCTGCACTAA
- a CDS encoding thiol:disulfide interchange protein DsbA/DsbL, producing the protein MRNLIISAALVAASLFGVTAQAAEAPATPYVELANPVPVAEPGKIEVVELFWYGCPHCYAFEPVINPWVEKLPSDVNFVRIPAMFGGPWDAHGQMFLTLEAMGVEHKVHNAVFNAIQKEHKKLTDKNDMADFLATQGVDKDKFLATFDSFAIKGQIVKARELAKKYEITGVPTMIVNGKYRFDIGSAGGAEQALQLADQLVAKERAATKAAAN; encoded by the coding sequence ATGCGTAATCTGATCATCAGCGCCGCTCTCGTCGCTGCCAGCCTGTTTGGCGTGACTGCCCAGGCCGCCGAAGCCCCTGCCACCCCATACGTTGAATTGGCCAACCCGGTACCGGTTGCCGAGCCTGGCAAGATCGAAGTGGTCGAGCTGTTCTGGTACGGCTGCCCGCACTGCTACGCCTTCGAGCCGGTGATCAATCCATGGGTTGAAAAACTGCCTTCCGACGTCAACTTCGTGCGCATCCCTGCCATGTTCGGCGGCCCATGGGACGCTCACGGTCAAATGTTCCTGACCCTGGAAGCGATGGGTGTCGAGCACAAGGTTCACAACGCCGTGTTCAACGCCATCCAGAAAGAACACAAGAAGCTGACCGACAAGAACGACATGGCTGACTTCCTCGCCACCCAAGGCGTGGACAAGGACAAGTTCCTCGCCACGTTCGACTCGTTCGCCATCAAGGGCCAGATCGTCAAGGCTCGTGAACTGGCCAAGAAGTATGAAATCACTGGCGTTCCAACCATGATCGTCAACGGCAAGTACCGCTTCGACATCGGCTCCGCCGGTGGTGCCGAGCAAGCCCTGCAACTGGCCGACCAACTGGTGGCCAAAGAGCGAGCGGCAACCAAGGCTGCTGCCAACTAA
- a CDS encoding endonuclease/exonuclease/phosphatase family protein, translated as MRRWKPERIVGLHDPQVNEHHLASTGLPADHRLRLLSFNIQVGISTERYRHYLTRSWQHLLPHTGRSGNLQKIGDLLGDFDLVALQEADGGSLRSGYVNQVEHLAHLGAFPYWYQQLNRNLGRLAQHSNGVLSRLRPWAIEDHPLPGPKGRGAILLRFGEGPEALVVVMMHLALGARVRSLQLGYIRELIGGYKHQVLMGDMNTHASDLLQQSPLRDLGLLAPQVEATFPSWRPQRCLDHILLSPTLTLEKVEVLAQPISDHLPVAVEIRLPGSLTADALPALSPAPRGTPE; from the coding sequence ATGCGCCGCTGGAAGCCTGAACGCATCGTTGGCCTGCATGATCCGCAGGTCAACGAACATCACCTGGCGTCCACGGGACTGCCAGCGGATCATCGCCTGCGTTTGCTCAGTTTCAATATCCAGGTCGGCATCAGCACTGAGCGCTATCGGCACTACCTGACCCGCAGCTGGCAGCATTTGCTGCCGCACACCGGGCGCTCAGGCAATCTGCAAAAGATCGGCGACCTGCTCGGCGACTTCGATCTGGTCGCCCTGCAGGAAGCCGATGGCGGCAGCCTGCGCTCAGGCTACGTCAATCAAGTCGAACACCTGGCCCATCTCGGCGCCTTCCCCTACTGGTACCAACAACTCAATCGCAACCTCGGCCGACTGGCTCAGCACAGTAATGGCGTGCTCAGTCGTCTGCGTCCGTGGGCGATCGAAGACCACCCGTTGCCCGGCCCGAAAGGTCGCGGTGCCATCCTGCTGCGTTTCGGCGAAGGCCCGGAAGCGCTGGTGGTGGTGATGATGCACCTGGCCCTTGGCGCGCGGGTGCGCAGCCTGCAATTGGGCTATATTCGCGAGCTGATCGGCGGCTACAAACACCAAGTGTTGATGGGTGACATGAACACCCATGCCAGCGATCTGCTACAACAGTCACCGTTACGCGATCTCGGCTTGCTGGCCCCGCAGGTGGAAGCGACATTCCCCAGCTGGCGCCCTCAGCGTTGCCTTGATCATATTTTGCTCAGCCCGACCCTGACCCTGGAAAAGGTCGAAGTGCTGGCGCAACCCATTTCCGATCACCTGCCGGTCGCGGTAGAGATTCGTCTGCCGGGTTCGCTCACGGCCGATGCATTGCCCGCGTTGAGTCCTGCCCCTCGCGGAACCCCTGAATGA
- a CDS encoding GGDEF domain-containing protein — MSDDAQRWKEKYLKSIEQQDKLERRWAARLDLLRRGLVRSTLAAEGTDRVVDQCMKEMRDVVRTDDMDAGLAALLPRLEKAVLDSEQRRETRIDQVSTALTSLVTQLQALPLPREVAQPLKKFAKQLDSRVGQAREMPLLLSELSSLQGKALSQLETPPEPGRPGLLQRLFGNRDSDEVPAPATPEHVAPVEQLHVAPAPASEPVQTAPVAVAEPAVVTTVIKDTAPIAVVEVPAPPARPETDVVTFVPPTIATEAAFPIEVESIAPEPESVVAPAPAAIPHPVAPAAFNPDELIHPGDPAPLFLDSLPLPEPIAQALAAIDPEQSEHDILFALPDSPEPSYSSVAKHIEDTLIGLLDDLTLPERHRPQAEAMRERLKHGLNWYELIPILDDLATLMLAITDSGQHEFEAYLQQLNERLEAFQSNLQAASEGHADNSSAARAMDTQIREQVDGLQTSVQEAADLDDLKQVLENHLEGLLGTMDQHQKQRDAREQEVAARLKGLSERVAHMEQEAQGFREHLEEQRQKALIDPLTGLPNRAAWSERLEHEIKQWQQHGNTLSLAMLDLDHFKRINDNYGHLAGDKVLKIIATVLRKRLRGSDFIARFGGEEFVLLLPATPPAVGAKLLETLRAAIEACPFHFKGERVTITISMGLASFRAGEHSDLVLKRADQALYRAKNAGRNRVELG; from the coding sequence ATGAGCGACGACGCCCAGCGCTGGAAAGAGAAGTACCTCAAAAGCATCGAACAACAGGACAAGCTCGAACGTCGCTGGGCCGCCCGGCTCGACTTGCTGCGTCGCGGTCTGGTGCGCAGCACGCTGGCAGCCGAAGGCACCGACCGCGTCGTTGATCAATGCATGAAAGAGATGCGCGACGTGGTGCGCACCGACGACATGGACGCCGGCCTCGCCGCCCTGTTGCCGCGTCTGGAAAAAGCCGTGCTCGATTCCGAGCAGCGCCGCGAGACCCGCATTGATCAGGTCAGCACCGCGCTGACGTCTCTGGTAACCCAGTTGCAAGCGCTGCCGCTGCCGCGAGAAGTCGCCCAGCCACTGAAGAAGTTCGCCAAGCAATTGGACAGCCGTGTAGGTCAGGCACGGGAAATGCCATTGCTGCTGAGCGAGCTGAGCAGTTTGCAGGGCAAGGCGTTGAGTCAGTTGGAAACGCCACCAGAGCCCGGACGGCCGGGATTGTTGCAGCGTCTGTTTGGCAACCGTGACAGCGACGAGGTGCCTGCGCCTGCTACGCCCGAGCACGTGGCGCCAGTCGAACAGCTGCATGTCGCTCCTGCACCTGCATCCGAACCTGTGCAAACTGCGCCTGTCGCCGTCGCTGAACCGGCGGTGGTCACTACGGTAATCAAAGACACTGCGCCAATCGCAGTAGTGGAAGTACCAGCGCCCCCAGCTCGGCCGGAAACAGACGTGGTTACCTTCGTTCCGCCGACAATCGCTACCGAAGCGGCCTTCCCGATTGAAGTGGAATCCATCGCGCCCGAGCCTGAATCCGTTGTGGCTCCAGCTCCAGCTGCGATCCCACACCCAGTCGCACCAGCCGCTTTCAACCCCGACGAATTGATCCATCCCGGCGATCCCGCGCCGCTGTTCCTCGACAGTCTGCCCCTGCCCGAGCCCATCGCTCAGGCACTGGCGGCCATCGACCCGGAGCAGTCCGAGCACGACATCCTCTTTGCCCTGCCGGATTCGCCGGAGCCGTCCTACAGCTCCGTAGCCAAACACATCGAAGATACGCTGATCGGCCTGCTCGACGACCTGACGCTGCCCGAGCGCCACCGCCCACAAGCTGAAGCCATGCGTGAAAGGCTCAAACATGGGCTCAACTGGTACGAACTGATACCGATCCTCGACGATCTGGCGACGTTGATGCTGGCAATCACCGACAGCGGCCAGCACGAGTTCGAAGCTTACCTGCAGCAACTCAACGAACGCCTCGAAGCGTTTCAGAGCAACCTGCAGGCCGCCAGCGAAGGGCATGCCGACAACAGCTCGGCGGCGCGAGCGATGGACACGCAGATCCGTGAGCAAGTCGATGGCTTGCAGACCAGCGTCCAGGAAGCAGCGGACCTGGACGACCTCAAGCAAGTGCTGGAGAACCATCTTGAAGGCTTGCTCGGCACCATGGACCAACACCAGAAGCAGCGCGATGCTCGCGAGCAGGAAGTCGCGGCACGGCTTAAAGGACTGTCCGAGCGCGTCGCGCATATGGAGCAGGAAGCGCAGGGCTTCCGCGAACACCTTGAAGAACAACGCCAGAAAGCCCTGATCGACCCGCTCACCGGTCTGCCCAACCGCGCGGCGTGGAGCGAACGTCTCGAGCATGAAATCAAGCAATGGCAGCAACACGGCAACACGTTGAGCCTGGCGATGCTCGACCTCGATCATTTCAAACGGATCAACGACAACTATGGTCACCTGGCGGGCGACAAAGTCCTGAAGATCATCGCCACCGTGCTGCGCAAACGTCTGCGCGGCTCCGACTTCATCGCCCGGTTTGGCGGCGAAGAGTTTGTTCTGCTGCTGCCGGCGACTCCGCCCGCAGTCGGTGCAAAGCTGCTGGAAACCTTGCGCGCGGCGATCGAGGCCTGCCCGTTTCACTTCAAGGGCGAGCGCGTGACCATTACCATTTCCATGGGTCTGGCGTCGTTCAGGGCGGGAGAACACAGCGATCTGGTGCTTAAAAGAGCCGATCAGGCGCTGTACAGAGCCAAAAACGCCGGACGTAATCGGGTCGAGCTGGGCTGA
- a CDS encoding N-acetylmuramoyl-L-alanine amidase produces MKFFTLLASLLVLAGCASGPRYDTSHPSANHDSRIQFVIVHYTSASLERSLQLLTHGEVSSHYLIGDDNRATVYKLMDENQRAWHAGESQWQGRTWLNSSSIGIEIVNPGFKDTPTGRLWFPYSEAQIQALIALLKDISQRNGISPRHIIGHSDIAPLRKLDPGPLFPWKRLAAEGLGIWPNEQAVARQQALFNGGELPSISWFQAQLAHLGYDTPQTGELDVATRHVLAAFQMHFRPARFDGTPDAQTAALLLVLNQTK; encoded by the coding sequence ATGAAATTTTTTACCCTCCTCGCGTCCCTGCTCGTTCTGGCCGGTTGTGCCAGCGGCCCGCGTTATGACACCAGCCATCCTTCTGCCAATCACGACAGCCGCATCCAGTTCGTGATCGTGCATTACACCTCGGCGTCGCTTGAGCGTTCGCTGCAATTGCTGACCCACGGTGAAGTCAGCAGCCATTACCTGATCGGTGACGACAATCGCGCCACCGTCTACAAGCTGATGGACGAAAACCAACGCGCCTGGCACGCCGGCGAAAGCCAGTGGCAGGGGCGAACCTGGCTCAACTCCAGCTCGATCGGCATCGAAATTGTCAATCCGGGCTTCAAGGACACCCCGACCGGTCGCCTGTGGTTTCCCTACAGCGAAGCGCAGATTCAGGCGCTGATCGCCCTGCTCAAGGACATCAGCCAGCGCAACGGCATCAGCCCACGCCACATCATCGGTCACAGTGACATCGCACCGTTGCGCAAACTCGATCCGGGGCCACTGTTCCCGTGGAAGCGTCTCGCCGCCGAAGGCCTGGGTATCTGGCCGAACGAGCAAGCCGTGGCCCGCCAGCAAGCCCTGTTCAACGGCGGTGAACTGCCGAGCATCAGCTGGTTCCAGGCTCAACTGGCCCACCTTGGTTACGACACGCCGCAAACCGGCGAACTGGATGTCGCCACGCGCCATGTGCTCGCGGCATTCCAGATGCACTTTCGCCCGGCGCGTTTCGACGGCACGCCGGACGCACAAACGGCGGCGCTGCTGCTGGTACTCAATCAGACAAAATAA
- a CDS encoding EAL domain-containing protein, with amino-acid sequence MMVATRATLRSWFYRPWFLAMIAAVLSASLLIAGGMFVAMHQVEQNESQAMNAQGERFLARLEQLFGQLRESLDDLEAQPLRSCDDEMITTLRQVTFNYRFVYEAAYMDASRTCSNRPRQEGMSVNRAPDIRGPTYSYWLNTTTEPDENRAALMLGRGNFRVATSRGHLTDMVDLSPGSSLLVVLDHGTRAIPVLGAEQAWPPSEHWPPKSRDALQVTQTRLIYRMPTNNPEYQLVLITPRTGMHIPAIWWWMIPACLVLGAFVGFVVFLLVRQRQSLDAELHGAIRRGELQVLYQPIFDLDSRNCVGAEALLRWRRPDGTLTSPDLFIPMAENTGQIRQMTDFVLQRLLEQLGPVLRANPQLYISVNLAACDVMVPRIGQVMARLLALHRVAARQIAFEVTERGLIDVVVARENLQALRDVGHQVLIDDFGTGYCSLAYLQTLPVDCLKIDKAFIDALGHDAASSGVAPHIIHMAQALDLKVIAEGIELESQAELLSSEGVKFGQGWLFAHALSAVQFIELITRGRRLAGRRLDDEA; translated from the coding sequence ATGATGGTTGCTACCCGAGCGACGCTGCGTAGCTGGTTTTATCGCCCCTGGTTTTTGGCGATGATCGCGGCTGTCCTCAGTGCCAGCCTGCTGATCGCTGGCGGAATGTTCGTGGCGATGCATCAGGTCGAGCAAAACGAAAGCCAGGCCATGAACGCACAGGGCGAACGATTCCTCGCCCGCCTCGAACAATTGTTCGGCCAGTTGCGCGAAAGCCTCGATGATCTTGAAGCCCAGCCCCTGCGCAGTTGCGATGACGAAATGATCACGACGCTGCGGCAAGTCACCTTCAACTATCGTTTCGTCTATGAAGCCGCTTACATGGACGCCTCGCGTACTTGCTCCAACCGTCCGCGCCAGGAAGGCATGTCGGTTAACCGCGCGCCAGATATCAGAGGCCCGACCTACAGTTACTGGCTGAACACCACCACCGAGCCCGATGAAAACCGCGCCGCGCTGATGCTTGGACGCGGCAACTTTCGTGTCGCCACCTCGCGCGGGCATTTGACCGACATGGTCGATCTGTCGCCCGGCAGCAGTCTGCTGGTGGTGCTGGATCATGGCACCCGGGCGATTCCGGTACTTGGCGCAGAACAGGCGTGGCCCCCGAGCGAACACTGGCCGCCGAAAAGCCGCGACGCCTTGCAAGTCACCCAGACCCGACTGATCTATCGCATGCCCACCAACAACCCGGAATATCAGCTGGTGCTGATTACGCCGCGTACCGGCATGCACATACCCGCCATCTGGTGGTGGATGATTCCGGCCTGCCTGGTGCTTGGCGCCTTCGTCGGTTTCGTCGTGTTTCTACTGGTTCGCCAGCGCCAGTCACTGGACGCTGAACTGCACGGCGCCATTCGCCGTGGCGAATTGCAGGTGCTCTATCAGCCGATCTTTGACCTCGACAGCCGCAACTGCGTCGGCGCCGAGGCGTTGCTGCGCTGGCGCCGTCCGGACGGTACGCTGACCAGCCCCGACCTGTTCATTCCCATGGCGGAAAATACCGGACAGATTCGCCAGATGACCGACTTCGTCCTGCAGCGCTTGCTGGAACAATTGGGGCCGGTGTTGCGTGCCAATCCGCAGTTGTATATCTCGGTCAACCTCGCCGCCTGTGATGTGATGGTGCCGCGTATCGGTCAGGTCATGGCGCGTCTGTTGGCACTGCATCGGGTCGCGGCGCGGCAGATTGCCTTCGAAGTCACTGAACGCGGCTTGATTGATGTGGTGGTCGCGCGGGAAAACCTGCAAGCGCTACGCGATGTCGGCCATCAGGTGCTGATTGACGACTTCGGCACCGGTTATTGCAGCCTCGCCTACCTGCAAACACTGCCGGTGGACTGCCTGAAAATCGACAAGGCGTTCATCGACGCTCTCGGCCATGACGCTGCCAGCAGTGGCGTCGCACCGCACATCATTCACATGGCGCAGGCATTGGACCTGAAGGTGATTGCCGAGGGGATCGAGCTTGAGTCGCAAGCCGAATTGCTCAGCAGCGAAGGGGTGAAATTCGGTCAGGGCTGGTTATTCGCCCACGCCCTGAGCGCGGTGCAGTTTATCGAGCTGATCACTCGTGGGCGGCGCCTCGCCGGTCGCCGGCTGGATGACGAGGCCTAA